The Brachyspira hyodysenteriae ATCC 27164 sequence GGTGTATTTGCATCTTAGAAGTATAAAGAGATCTAAAAAAAATAGCAAATAATTTTTATTAAAAATAAAAAATATATGAATATATCTTTTATATATTATTTTATTATTAAAAAAATATTTAAAATAAAAATTTTAATTATTAGAATGAGGATGAAATTTATTATATACTTCAAATAATCTCGAATTTGTAACATGAGTATATCTTTGTGTGGTGGCTATTGTTTCATGTCCCAATAATTCCTGAACTCCTCTGATTTCAGCATCATTATTAAGTAAATGAGTAGCGAAAGTATGTCTTAATGTATGAGGTGAAAAATCTATAGATATATTTGCATTTCTTATTAAGCGTTTCATAGATGTTCTTATGCTTCTGTCGCTTATAGGCTTTCCGAATCTGTTTATAAATATATAATCATTATTTTCAGAATATTCTCTTTGTATTATTCTTCTTTTTTCCATATATACATCCCAATTTTCATATATTATAGGAAGTATTGGTATATCTCTTACTTTTGATCCTTTACCGCATATTCTTAATGTTTCTGAGCCTTTTTTTATCATGCTTAGTTTTAATGAGGCTAGTTCTGATACTCTTAATCCTATTGCATACATAAATAAGGCCATCATTTTATCTCTGATAAGTGTAAAATCCCCTCCATCATCTATAGCTAATATGTTGTCTATATCATCTATAGATAAAAATTTAGCTATATGTTCCTCCCTTTTCGGACTTTTCATATCTACTATTCTGTTCTTATCTGAATATCCATTTCTTATTAAATATTTATAAAATTTTTTTATTGATGATAAATGCCTTGACATAGTGGAGTTAGTTAGAGATTTTTCTTTTAAAAATGTTAAATAATCTCTTACTGTATAATGATTAGCCTCATCTAATGGAATGTTTTTATTATGTAAGAATTGAAAATATTCTTTTAAATCTTTGTTATAACTATTGATAGTATGAGCAGCGAAATTTAAAGTTTGCAAATAATCACTGAATTCTTCCAACAAAACATATATTTTTTCATCATTGAAAACATAATCATTTTGCATATTCATAATAAAAACCCCATAAAAATATATCTTTTAAGTTATTATCGAAAGTTTAAATTATAAATTTATGAAGTATGTTAACTTGATATAAAAAAATTATTGATAATCATATTATTATTAAAAAATAAAATTAGGTTAATTTATATGTTTTGATATAAAATTATAAGTATTTATATTAAAGTAAAAAAAATCATTTTTTGATTGCTTTTTTTATAAAAAAAATTGATTTTAGTTAGTTAGTTTACTATACTAATTAATATACAAAATAATATACGAGGTATTTTATTATGATAAATTTAGAAAAAAAGTTAATGGAATTTTCTCTTAAATTGATAGATGAAAAAAAAGCTAAAATCATTGTACCTGTAACACCAGAAACAGGATATTGGTTTGGCGGCGGAAATATGATAGAAGATAAAGAAGGTAATTTATATATTTCAGGAAGATACAGAAATTCTGGAGATTCAAGAACAGGTTTGGATTTAGGAGATAGGGGAGCTGAATTAGCAATATTTAAATCTTCAGACAAAGGAAATACTTGGACAAAAATAAAAAGTATATTAAAAAAAGAACTTCCTAGAGGTGTTTTATCTATAGAGGGTACTGCTTTAAGATTCAACAAAGATAATGAAGTTGAGCTTTATATTTCTTCCGAGAAATCTGAAAATAAGTATCCTGATCATCTTAAAGAGTATTTAAAACCAGGCACTGGTGTATGGGATATTGATGTTATAGTAGCTGATAAAATAGAAAATTTAAGTGCTTCTAATGTAAAAGAACTTATTAAAGGTGAAGATTCAAGATTTATACATTTGAAAGATCCTTTTGTATATGATAGTTATAATGGTGAAAAATATTTAATGTTCTGTACACATCCTTATAACTGGACTAGTTCAAATACAGGCTATATGTTAAGAAGAGGTGAGAAACTTAATTTTGAGGCACCTGTATTCTATTTCTTTGAAAAAGGTCATACTTGGGATATTGCTATGACTAGAGGAACTTGTGTTGTTGATATGCCTCAGATTGGAGTATTAAAAAACAAAAGAATAAGTTTATTTTTCTATGACGGCGGAGAATGTGTTAGAAATTTAGATGAGCATGAAAAAGCTGTAAAAAGACCTAGAGGATATTCATGTGAAGAATTAGGCGGAGTTGCTTATATAGAAAACGGATCATTCTCACATATTGAAAGAATAAGTAAAGAACTTCCTCTATTTGTAAGCCCTTATGGTACAGGATGTTCAAGATATGTAGATGTACTAAGAACTAAAGATGGTATGTATGCAACTTGGCAGCAGTCTCAGGATAATAAATCTCAGCCTTTAGTTATGAATTTCTTAAGCAATGCTGAAATAGAAGATATATTGAAATAATAATTATAATTTATTATGGAGTAATATTATGAAAAAAGTTTTATTAGCTGTAACATTTATTTTTATATTTAGTTTTTTAATATCATGCGGTAAGAAAACAAATGAAAATGCAGGTAAAATAAGAGTAGCATATCACCCAAATGTAGGAGGAGCTTCTGCAATAATTACAGGTATACAGCAGAATTATTTTAAAGATGAAGGTTTGGATATAGAACTTGTTAAATTTACAAGCGGACCTACAGAAATAGCAGCTATGGTTTCAGGAGATATACAAATAGGTTATATAGGTTTTGGAGCACATACATTGGCAGCAGAAGGAAAAGTTCAAATAATAGCTACTGACGGAATAGCTGTTGTAGAAGGTATTAGAACATTAAAAACTTCAGGCATAAACTCTGTTGAAAAATTAAAAGGCAGAAGTTTAATAACTCAATTAGGTACATCAGGAGAAACTATTATAGATCAGGTATTAGCAGGAACAGGAGTTAATAAAACAGATATAAATATACTTAATGCTGAAGTTTCAAGTGCTGTTGCATCATTCTTGGCTAATAAAGTTGATGCTATATCTGTATGGCCTCCTTATACTGTTGAAATAGATAATAGAATTGGTATAGAGAATTTGTATATTATAAAACCTCAGGATGTAGGAGTTGATTCTACTGCAAGCTGGATAGTAACTCCTAACTATTTGGAAGCTAATACTGATACAGTTATAAAATTCACAAGAGCATTATATAAATCAATGGATTATAGAAAATCACATTTAGATGAAGCTATTACAAATGTATCAAATCTTATAGGTTTAGATATAGCTACAGTTTCACAAGAGAAATACAGTTCTGACTGGATGGATTCTCAAACAATGAAAAGCAGAATAAATGACGGAAGCATAAGTAATATTTATAAAAAACAAATAGACTATTTTGTACAGAATAATAGATTAAATTCTGAGCCTGTTCCTGTAGACAAATATGTAAGAATCGACATTATAGAAAAAGCATTAAATTGATTAATTAATGGTAAAGTTTATAGTTAAAATATGTGTATTTTAACTATAAACTATTAAATTTTGAATAATTTTATTTTATATATGATATAGTTTTTATTATATATTAAGAGGTATAAAAATGAATAGCAAACCTATGGGTAAAAAGAAATATATATTTACCGCTGCTTCTATTATTATAGCTTTATTGATATGGCAGTTAGTATCTTCTTCTGTGGCAGGGGCAGTTATTGCAAGTCCTGCTGATGTATTAAAATCATTTGTAAGAGAAATTAGCAATGGTAAATTGTTGAATCATATAGGTATAAGTTTATTTAGAGTATTGTCCGGTTTCGGATTAGCTTTCGTTGTATCAATACCTATAGCATTTTTAATGGGTTGGTATCAGCCTGTTCAATTATTAATAGAACCTGTAATACAATTTGTTAGGAATATACCTGCTTTGGCATATATACCTTTAGTTGTAGTTGCTCAGGGAGTTGGAGAAAGTGCTAAAATAACA is a genomic window containing:
- a CDS encoding tyrosine-type recombinase/integrase, producing the protein MNMQNDYVFNDEKIYVLLEEFSDYLQTLNFAAHTINSYNKDLKEYFQFLHNKNIPLDEANHYTVRDYLTFLKEKSLTNSTMSRHLSSIKKFYKYLIRNGYSDKNRIVDMKSPKREEHIAKFLSIDDIDNILAIDDGGDFTLIRDKMMALFMYAIGLRVSELASLKLSMIKKGSETLRICGKGSKVRDIPILPIIYENWDVYMEKRRIIQREYSENNDYIFINRFGKPISDRSIRTSMKRLIRNANISIDFSPHTLRHTFATHLLNNDAEIRGVQELLGHETIATTQRYTHVTNSRLFEVYNKFHPHSNN
- a CDS encoding sialidase family protein, with the protein product MINLEKKLMEFSLKLIDEKKAKIIVPVTPETGYWFGGGNMIEDKEGNLYISGRYRNSGDSRTGLDLGDRGAELAIFKSSDKGNTWTKIKSILKKELPRGVLSIEGTALRFNKDNEVELYISSEKSENKYPDHLKEYLKPGTGVWDIDVIVADKIENLSASNVKELIKGEDSRFIHLKDPFVYDSYNGEKYLMFCTHPYNWTSSNTGYMLRRGEKLNFEAPVFYFFEKGHTWDIAMTRGTCVVDMPQIGVLKNKRISLFFYDGGECVRNLDEHEKAVKRPRGYSCEELGGVAYIENGSFSHIERISKELPLFVSPYGTGCSRYVDVLRTKDGMYATWQQSQDNKSQPLVMNFLSNAEIEDILK
- a CDS encoding ABC transporter substrate-binding protein translates to MKKVLLAVTFIFIFSFLISCGKKTNENAGKIRVAYHPNVGGASAIITGIQQNYFKDEGLDIELVKFTSGPTEIAAMVSGDIQIGYIGFGAHTLAAEGKVQIIATDGIAVVEGIRTLKTSGINSVEKLKGRSLITQLGTSGETIIDQVLAGTGVNKTDINILNAEVSSAVASFLANKVDAISVWPPYTVEIDNRIGIENLYIIKPQDVGVDSTASWIVTPNYLEANTDTVIKFTRALYKSMDYRKSHLDEAITNVSNLIGLDIATVSQEKYSSDWMDSQTMKSRINDGSISNIYKKQIDYFVQNNRLNSEPVPVDKYVRIDIIEKALN